The Bombus pascuorum chromosome 5, iyBomPasc1.1, whole genome shotgun sequence genome segment CGGTAGCTTATACACATACTTTTCAAAAACTATTGCATGAGAATTAtgttttagtattattattattttattttactttttgtatagaatttatttaataaggaTCATATCTTAGtccataaaaaataacatatatcatttagataacttttatatttattgtctatacatttcattctttttatcatcatcattattCTCAATTGGTTCTAAATCAGACAAAAACGTATTATATTGTTCCATAATGTCTTCGTCAGTAGAACTTCTACTTTTATCATCATAATCAGGCCCAACTGACCACAATGTTTCTAAATCATATAATGATCTAGCAGAACTtgaaaaaatatgcaataCGATATTTCCTAAGAACAAGAGGAATATAGTaattcgattattataaagATATAGTAAATCTGTCCCAACACAATAAGAAAATTACCTAAATCTAAAGCAAGCCAATCTTTTGAATcttctccttcaatttttgGCAAGAAATCTGTTTtgtccttttttaatttatacactttccggacaaaaTTAGCAACTGACTGCATATGCTTCTTTGATTTACCTGTTACTATAACTACGTAATCAACATATTGTAATTCAGAGGGTACAGAAGtaacaaagatatttttgGCATTACTTTTTTGTAATAATGATATAAGATCTTCTATTTCAAACACGCCATTTACGCCACCTGAAAAATGATTGTATTGATATCttgtattaaaaaacattattaataattgtccTTAAATAGCAAAAAGTttgtataatagtatataaataagtTTTATTACTACTCacgttttaaatttattccttCATAAGGATCGTGAGGTTCTTCCTCAATTCTTAAATCTtctaaattaatcatttcttgtttttcactgacatcaaaaataatttctgcatTTTCATCTTTAAAAACTTTATGAGTGGTACTAAGCGAACCGACTAGGTTATGTGTTtcgttttcaatattttcatcgttatTAAATTGTctttgattattatttgaaaacatCGTAATTTGTCTTAATTGAGAATATGTTACTACATTAtttgtacgaggttttaaatatttataaaattgtatttttgttcGTAAAAGACTTGTTAATGCAGTTCGCATGTTGCTCTGCACATATAAAGCAAGGTTAAGTTTATTCGAATAACGTAAACGTCAGTTATTCCATTTGATCGCTATCACTGTTAACtcgtattataattgtataacatattttctaattttatattaactcatattataattttataacttattttttaattttatatgaactcatattataattttataacttatcttttaattttatattaactcatattataattgtacattttctaattttatattatggaGGATAAGGTAAAGAAATCAAGGTTCCAAGTAATTTAAACgatcaatttattaaattgtacaAGTCACGTGCatggtaataaaattaactcTCTGCATAAGAAAAGTTAATTGTGAAAGTTAAAgtcgatacaattttttcaagttGATCTGGTTGATAATGTTACTCTTACagctgaaacaaaaattttataaagctAATAAGTGTCTGTTTTTAAAGACTTGTGTTaagatttttacatataaaatacaataaaatttataaatagaacTTGTATATTACAAACATGACCAAATGTTTGGAAAATTGcttcttaaatttctttttaaataaatcttttatatacatatttatcaatatatattactgttttaatatctttttgtaataaaaaaaaaaatgttaaatacatattataatacgcTTATGGTATATGTAGCTAGATACTTACAGAGGTTAtagatatgaaatttatttagacCTCGCACGCATTTTCCTCCTTTTACGTTTTAGCCTACGCATCCTCTTTTTTCGCcactgaaaattgaaaatttcctatttacttttcttgtatttttatgttttttgaTAACTTAACCTATTGCTTTTGTGATTCGAATGTTAGGAAACATATCAAATAACCATGCAGTGCAACaacaattgaagaaatatatattttaggattcaaaaaatatataatagtaaacttattatcaaaaatattgaaattaacaaGAAACATCAATATCACATTACCTTCGCTCTCATTTTCTGAATGAGAGATTCTTAGATTAGTCTAGAATATCTCGATTGCGTTAGTCGGATCTTACTTTCTGCACGTTTTAATGCCAATATGGAAGAGAATAGCTCGCTTCTTCTGATGTTCTGATCCTGGAAATTTTGGTCTCTCTAGTTCTTATGTTTACCCCTAGAGggctaattaattttatgtgcccgtattttatacacattatattaaaatgactcatttatatcaatttgtataatataagtaatattat includes the following:
- the LOC132906964 gene encoding mitochondrial assembly of ribosomal large subunit protein 1, with the translated sequence MRTALTSLLRTKIQFYKYLKPRTNNVVTYSQLRQITMFSNNNQRQFNNDENIENETHNLVGSLSTTHKVFKDENAEIIFDVSEKQEMINLEDLRIEEEPHDPYEGINLKRGVNGVFEIEDLISLLQKSNAKNIFVTSVPSELQYVDYVVIVTGKSKKHMQSVANFVRKVYKLKKDKTDFLPKIEGEDSKDWLALDLGNIVLHIFSSSARSLYDLETLWSVGPDYDDKSRSSTDEDIMEQYNTFLSDLEPIENNDDDKKNEMYRQ